The following proteins are co-located in the Blastopirellula marina genome:
- a CDS encoding transglutaminase-like domain-containing protein codes for MAFAWFRIALVTLGMLTTWQTCFAEEAPLDKAQQLELTGDFQQAEAVLDAALAQSDLSSEERYELIYEKDRLFRIRRDFALTRDQLQEKILAGVKDATSDEFATWVDEGRFDYRDIDGKRLYMGSSVRNLFYRDPKLEHRRKIPADEADVQRLRLNLTRQIRAATKAAKSPYVMTKQFDIEFTGTVYADAVPAGSTIKAWLPIPRSFPFQRGFQLISSSPQPVEIAPADSPLRSAYFEQKATAGEPTKFKLHFTFQHDAIRFEIDPKAVTPFDGADAEIARFVQEGPHIEFTPELIALSKEIVGDETNKAIIAKKIYDWISVNIQYSLAIEYSTIRNLSDYCRANRYGDCGQEAMLYIALCRVNGIPARWQSGWNLFPGRLNIHDWSEIYLAPYGWVPVDVCYGITALQSMNYLSDSERQEVADFYFGGLEPYRMAANSDHSQKHTPAKLAPPSDTIDFQRGEYEVGNTNLYYDKFTYDFDVKEITPTTTASTTAASVK; via the coding sequence ATGGCCTTTGCCTGGTTTCGGATTGCGTTGGTTACCCTTGGCATGCTGACGACATGGCAGACTTGTTTTGCCGAGGAGGCGCCGTTGGATAAGGCTCAGCAGTTGGAACTGACCGGCGACTTTCAACAGGCCGAAGCGGTTCTCGACGCAGCGCTGGCTCAGTCCGATCTTTCGTCCGAAGAACGTTACGAGTTGATCTACGAAAAGGATCGCCTGTTCCGAATTCGTCGCGACTTTGCTCTGACCCGCGACCAGCTGCAGGAAAAGATCTTGGCAGGCGTGAAGGATGCTACCTCGGACGAGTTTGCCACCTGGGTCGATGAAGGTCGGTTCGATTACCGCGACATCGACGGCAAACGGCTGTACATGGGATCGAGCGTGCGGAATCTCTTCTATCGCGATCCAAAGCTGGAACATCGCCGCAAAATTCCTGCTGACGAAGCGGACGTTCAACGGTTGCGGCTGAACCTGACGCGGCAGATTCGGGCCGCCACCAAAGCGGCGAAGTCACCCTATGTGATGACCAAGCAGTTTGATATCGAATTCACCGGAACCGTCTACGCCGACGCTGTGCCCGCTGGCAGCACGATCAAGGCCTGGTTGCCGATCCCACGCAGCTTTCCTTTTCAGCGTGGCTTTCAGTTGATCTCCAGTTCGCCACAGCCAGTCGAAATCGCTCCGGCCGATAGCCCGCTGCGCTCGGCCTATTTCGAGCAGAAAGCGACCGCCGGCGAGCCGACCAAGTTCAAGCTGCACTTCACCTTTCAGCACGACGCAATCCGCTTTGAGATCGATCCGAAGGCCGTAACGCCGTTTGATGGGGCCGATGCCGAGATCGCTCGCTTCGTGCAAGAGGGGCCGCATATCGAGTTCACACCCGAGCTGATCGCCTTATCGAAAGAAATCGTCGGCGACGAGACCAATAAGGCGATCATTGCCAAGAAGATTTACGATTGGATCTCGGTCAACATCCAGTACAGCCTGGCGATCGAGTATTCGACGATTCGCAACTTGAGTGACTACTGCCGAGCGAATCGCTACGGTGATTGTGGTCAGGAAGCGATGCTTTACATTGCTTTGTGTCGCGTGAATGGGATTCCGGCACGGTGGCAGTCTGGCTGGAATTTATTCCCGGGGCGGCTCAACATTCACGACTGGTCCGAGATTTACCTGGCCCCGTACGGCTGGGTTCCGGTGGACGTCTGCTACGGGATCACGGCTCTGCAATCGATGAACTACCTTAGCGATAGCGAGCGGCAGGAAGTGGCTGACTTCTATTTTGGCGGCCTCGAACCATACCGTATGGCCGCCAACAGCGATCACTCGCAAAAGCACACGCCGGCCAAGCTTGCTCCGCCATCCGATACGATCGACTTCCAGCGGGGGGAATACGAGGTGGGCAACACGAATTTGTACTACGACAAGTTCACGTACGACTTCGATGTGAAAGAGATCACCCCAACCACGACCGCCAGCACCACGGCGGCTTCGGTGAAGTAA
- a CDS encoding sulfurtransferase TusA family protein: protein MADFQLNCEGMNCPMPIVELTRASRAHSSGQTIEVTATDLAFRPDVEAWARRMGHTIESFEEEDGIQRAIIVLG from the coding sequence ATGGCGGATTTTCAACTGAACTGCGAAGGTATGAATTGCCCGATGCCGATTGTCGAGCTGACTCGGGCTTCCCGCGCTCATTCTTCTGGGCAGACGATTGAAGTGACCGCCACCGATTTGGCGTTTCGTCCTGACGTGGAAGCCTGGGCCCGGCGGATGGGGCACACCATCGAGAGTTTCGAGGAAGAAGACGGAATCCAACGCGCGATCATTGTGTTGGGATAA
- a CDS encoding DsrE family protein, producing the protein MSDAAQNVVVILTVGKSDNGKNATLAFSCGLSALAMGYSASVFLTSDGAVWGYRGSAAGITVQAFPPLTDLIQQFQEDGGRIILCSVCHRTCSIGSPEDMPTSEKLPGTEVGGFATIIELAVNGTSITF; encoded by the coding sequence ATGTCAGACGCTGCGCAGAACGTAGTCGTGATCCTCACGGTCGGAAAATCGGACAACGGCAAGAACGCAACATTGGCGTTCTCGTGTGGACTCTCGGCGTTAGCGATGGGCTATTCGGCCAGTGTGTTTCTGACAAGCGACGGGGCTGTGTGGGGTTACCGCGGTAGCGCCGCAGGGATTACGGTCCAGGCATTTCCACCTTTGACCGATTTGATCCAACAATTCCAAGAAGACGGCGGACGGATCATCCTGTGCTCGGTTTGCCATCGCACATGCAGCATCGGCAGTCCCGAAGACATGCCGACCAGCGAGAAGTTACCTGGCACTGAAGTGGGCGGATTCGCCACGATCATCGAACTGGCCGTCAATGGAACGTCGATCACCTTCTAG